AATTCCAGAAGATTCTCGCGCTGCTAAAGAAAGCGGTTTTCTTAAAAAAGAAAACATCACTGCAGAAAAACTAGAAAAAGTTAGAAAGCTAAATGATATTGCAGCTGAATAAATGGGTATTACCAACCGGGCACTTGAGAATATATGAAAATAACAAAAAAAGCTAAAACCCCCTGATCTAGGGACTTTAGCTTTTTTTGATTGTTCAGCTTATTTTACTTCTTTTCTAAAACTACATTATCAATATAAATTGTAGTTACTGCACCATTATCAGTGTTTCCCAAAGAGAATACCAGTTTGGGTATATCAGCTTTACTTAGATTAACATCAAAATTGAAGTTTTTCATTTCAGTACCTAATTCTGCATTAGTCTCACCATAAACAGTCCAGGATCCTCCATCTTCCTGAATCATAGCAATAATGTCACGCGCTTTATCAGCTCTGGCATCAAATGATAGAGTGTATTCTCCAGCCTCTAAATCAAGATACTGTGCAAACTGAACTGCCCAGGTCTGGTTGCCGAGACTTGTTACATCAATTTTAAATACGCCGTCTTCAACACCATAGTCTCCAACAGCTCCACCTTCACCTGCCCAGACATACCAGTTATCAGGAGCGTCTCCCATTTCATTTACAATTTCACTGTCAAAGTTACTATTTACAACTGCATTTTTAGTATAGCCTGGTTCTTCAGATTCTCCACCTCTTTGAGTTTCATTATCTGCTGTTCTTTCTACTACATGATAGGGCTCTTCCTGATCATCAATATACCAACTGATCTGATCAGGAGTCCACTCTAGAGTAAAGGTATGGTAGCTTTCAACAAAATTACCTTCTTCTAACTCAAAATCTTCAGTGATTCCTCCACCACCATAGTGGTTAGGTCCGTGAACTGTTCCGTGAACTTCTTTTACATTCCCGGCAATGAATTCCATAATATCAATTTCGCCACAGGCAGGCCATGGATTTTCAGCTATATCAGATCCTAACATCCAGAATGCAGGCCATAGTCCCTGTCCTTCAGGCAGTTTAGCTCTGATTTCTACCTTACCATATTTCATATTAACTTTATTTTGAGTTATCATCCTGGTAGAAGTATAATCATAACTTCCATATTGATCACTGCGATTTTCTTTTCTAGCCGTAATAACTAAGTTGCTGTCTTCAACGCGGGCATTTTCGCCTTCAGTATAATACTGTAGCTCATTATTACCCCAGCCAGGAATTCCCTGCTTGTGACCATTTCCTACTTCATAAGTCCAGTAATCTTCATTAACTTCTTCTCCTTCAAAATCATCCTGCCAGTCTAAGTTGCCGTCCTGGTCATAAACTTTAATGTAGTCAACTAACATTTCTCTAGGAAAATCAGTTTCAACCTGACCACCTAAATTACCACCCACAGCTACATTAAATATAAAGAAGAAGTCATTATTGTAAACCCATTCTTTTTTAGGATCTTCTGGAATTTCATCTGCAGCAGCTTCACCAATCTTTGTTATACTGACATTATCAATCCAAATTGTACCTGTATTTTTACCTAGTTGAAATTCAACTCTTGCTTTGGGATCAGTATCTTTCCCCATTACAAATTCAAATTCATAACTTTTTAAGTTTCTGTCTAGTTCAGCTACAAAACCTCCAGTTTCACCATTACCATTAACATAGGAGTTCCAGGATCTATCAGCAGTTCCCCCAATTTTTAATTCTATTTCTCTCGGTTTAGAAGCTTTAGCATCAAATTGAACTTTATACTTATAGCCCTTTTCGATCTCAACTGGAGCCTGCATCAGCTGAATTGAATAAGTATTACTTCCACCTTCAAAAATAGAGGCTTTAAAAGCACCATCATCCATTTCAGCTGAAGCTTCACCAGCATTTTCTAAAAAGAGCCAGCTGTCTTTAGTATCAAAGTTTCCATCACCATTATCTGTAACTTCATTTACCCCGTAAAACCCTTCTTCAAAATCAGCATTATCCAGAATATTTTCCGCCTGAACAGAAATACTAAAAAAAACTAAAACCATCACTAAAATCACTGAAATTTTACTTTTAAACTTTAGCATCCTATCACCCTTTTTAAATATTTTTTAATAAACGAGGGTCTGAATTGCATGAGCAGGTATTTGAACCTTTACCTGTTTTTTCTTTTCTTTTAGAATAAATTCCTGAGCCTCATCTTTTTCATTCATCACTACAACTGCAGTAGACTGATCTGGATTTTCGAAAGCTGTAAATAGGAGCTGATTAGTATCGTTTTCAAGACCAATTTTTACTGCTCCTGGTTTAATGTATTTGCTGAAATGACCCAGATAATAGTAGGGACTATTATAATGAACTTTATTTTTTTCAGTATCTACAATGATCGGGGCATCACAGTAATTTTGAACATGATTTGGTCCACCTTCTTTGTTTAAAACAAGATTCCAGTCTACCCAGCCGGTTGTGTAGTGATTTAAATCCGCTATAAGATGACGACCGTATTTTTCTCCGGTCCACCACTCATCAATAAAGTTATCTGCATTAAATAAGGGATTACAACCTTCAGTAAAGACTAATTCTTTATCATAGGTCTCATAGGTATAGCTTAAAACTTCATCATCAACTATATCCTTGCTATCATCTTCACCATACCAGTGAAAACCTACACCCCAGACCCACTGAGCTGCTTCTGGATCAGCTAAAATGGTATCGACTCTGGATTTCATAATATCTTTGTTGTGGTCCCAGACAATAATCTTAACTTCTTCCAAACCTGCTTCTTTTAGAGTTGGACCTAAGACCTTAACAAAGTCTCTTTCTTCTTCATCTTCATAAATACAGTTGTCCCAGGGGGTCTCAGCCATTGGCTCATTCTGAATAGTCACTCCCCAGATATCTATATCTCTTTTTTGATATTCTTTAATGTATTTAACAAAATAGTCAGTCCAGGTCTGCCAGTATTCTTTTTTTAATTTACCACCTTTGTTCATCCTGCCATTGGTCTTCATCCAAGCAGGTGGACTCCAGGGAGAGGAAAAGAGTTTAAATTCTGCTCCTTCAACTTTCATTGCATCTTTGATAAAGGGAATTAAATACTCTTCATCACGGGAAATATCAAAATCTTCAAGTTCAGTATCTTTCTCTGTTTCTGTATAAGCGTAATTCCCCAGAGAAAAGTCACAGCTATTGATATGTGTACGACATAAGCTGTAAGCTATACCTTTTTCAGGATGAAAATATGCTTCTAAGACTTCATCTCTCAACTCAACCGGTACCTGGTCTAAAGTGTAGGCCCCTGATTCAGTAAAAGCCCCACCAAAACCGGTGATCTCCTGAGCCTTTTGTTCGCGCTTGATTTCAATTACTGCTGAATCAGCAGCCGCTCCTGTTTTGAATTCTAATCTGTCTTTTTCTGTTAATCTGTCATCTGTATTTTTGGCTGTCTGAATTAATTTAATCTCTTTTGTCATTAAATGACCATTCCTTTATAATAAATATTTATTTTTTAACTTATTAATTAAAGTTTGAACTTAACATCATAAGTTTATTCCTTTGTTTTTCATTTAATTTTTGCTCTGGAGAATTATTAAGGCAGGTATTTTTATTCTCCACAATTAATACCATTGCATTTCTACTTAAAGTATGGGTATGCCATACAGATTTTTTGATATTATACATTTTATATGGTTTCATTTTTTGAGCATAAATTTTATCTATTTTCTGATCGCCCTCAGCCAAAAATAACAGACATTCTCCCTTAAGTAAAACAAAGACTTCATCAGTTTGATTATGCTTTTGCATTTTATCAATATTTTTAGGTAATAGTTCATCACAATAATTTAAAACTGCAACTCTCCATTCCCCATAATCTATAATTGGCTTATATCCTGATTCATTATATTCTTCAATATCGATCAAATCAGATTTCATCATTTTCATTCCTTATAAAAATATATTTTTAAATTTAAGCTAATCTCACCTTAATTTTTAATATCTCAGATTTATTATAATTAGTAATTAAATCTCTACTGATTACAGCTTTTTTATCTTCTAAACCAAAGTCAATGTCTTTATTATTTAATTTTATGTTTTTAATCTCATATTCTTTATAATCAAGGTTTTTATTATTTTCATATATTACAGAAATATCTCTTTTAGCAAAAATTGTTTCTATTTTTGCTCTTCCATTTTTATCAAAATGCTCAGCCAATAATTTTGGAACCAGAACTAAATCTCCCAGTTCACCGCTTATTCCATAAACTTGAGTGACCATAGTCAACAAAAGCCAGCTAGCTGAACCTGTTAAATAATGATACATACCTCTACCTCGATTATTGAAATATTCAGGAATTCCAGGATAAATCTTACTTTCTTCAAAATTAATAGATTGATTATAAATAGAATTTATAACTTCATTACCTGCTTCAGCAAATCCTCTTTTATAAAGTGCATTACTATACATTACAGCCATATGATTGAACATAGCTCCATTTTCTTTATGACCATAGGCAAAACCAAAAGCTCTTCCCATATTTAATAAAATTTCTTTGAAATTAGTATTTAAACGATAAGCTTCAAAATTATCATCTTTTAAATATTCATTAGTACTTTTTACTATTTCTTCAATCTGATCATCTGTAGCTACACCGCTCATAATAGGAAAAACTTGTCCTGTTAAAGTCATTCTAAATCCTAGTGAATGATCTCCTTCAAGTCGTTCTCCATTATTGTCATAATAACCATTAAAATGTTTATATCCTTTTTCATTTTCAAGCCATTCATTTTCTCTAATATTTTCTATTATCCAATTTGCTTTTTTCTCTATATCAGCAATTAAAGAATCAATAGCAAACTTCTTCTTTTCCCCTGAAACTTTATTCTGATAGGAAGAAAAATATTTATCTAACAGTTCTTTTTTTGCACTAACTGAGTCATAATTAACTTTGTTATATATAGAGTCAAACAAATATTTCATTTCAGAAGCCAGTTTAATATTTTTTATATTTTTTTCAGATTTTAGTTTTCTTAAAAACTCAGCTATTTCCAATAAATTGCTGGCATAGAGTGCAGTAAAAGCAACACTTTCTCCATTTTCCTCAGCCATATCAAATCCGTCATTCCAATCTCCAG
The genomic region above belongs to Halanaerobiales bacterium and contains:
- a CDS encoding family 16 glycosylhydrolase produces the protein MLKFKSKISVILVMVLVFFSISVQAENILDNADFEEGFYGVNEVTDNGDGNFDTKDSWLFLENAGEASAEMDDGAFKASIFEGGSNTYSIQLMQAPVEIEKGYKYKVQFDAKASKPREIELKIGGTADRSWNSYVNGNGETGGFVAELDRNLKSYEFEFVMGKDTDPKARVEFQLGKNTGTIWIDNVSITKIGEAAADEIPEDPKKEWVYNNDFFFIFNVAVGGNLGGQVETDFPREMLVDYIKVYDQDGNLDWQDDFEGEEVNEDYWTYEVGNGHKQGIPGWGNNELQYYTEGENARVEDSNLVITARKENRSDQYGSYDYTSTRMITQNKVNMKYGKVEIRAKLPEGQGLWPAFWMLGSDIAENPWPACGEIDIMEFIAGNVKEVHGTVHGPNHYGGGGITEDFELEEGNFVESYHTFTLEWTPDQISWYIDDQEEPYHVVERTADNETQRGGESEEPGYTKNAVVNSNFDSEIVNEMGDAPDNWYVWAGEGGAVGDYGVEDGVFKIDVTSLGNQTWAVQFAQYLDLEAGEYTLSFDARADKARDIIAMIQEDGGSWTVYGETNAELGTEMKNFNFDVNLSKADIPKLVFSLGNTDNGAVTTIYIDNVVLEKK
- a CDS encoding glycoside hydrolase family 30 protein is translated as MTKEIKLIQTAKNTDDRLTEKDRLEFKTGAAADSAVIEIKREQKAQEITGFGGAFTESGAYTLDQVPVELRDEVLEAYFHPEKGIAYSLCRTHINSCDFSLGNYAYTETEKDTELEDFDISRDEEYLIPFIKDAMKVEGAEFKLFSSPWSPPAWMKTNGRMNKGGKLKKEYWQTWTDYFVKYIKEYQKRDIDIWGVTIQNEPMAETPWDNCIYEDEEERDFVKVLGPTLKEAGLEEVKIIVWDHNKDIMKSRVDTILADPEAAQWVWGVGFHWYGEDDSKDIVDDEVLSYTYETYDKELVFTEGCNPLFNADNFIDEWWTGEKYGRHLIADLNHYTTGWVDWNLVLNKEGGPNHVQNYCDAPIIVDTEKNKVHYNSPYYYLGHFSKYIKPGAVKIGLENDTNQLLFTAFENPDQSTAVVVMNEKDEAQEFILKEKKKQVKVQIPAHAIQTLVY